One genomic region from Prunus persica cultivar Lovell chromosome G3, Prunus_persica_NCBIv2, whole genome shotgun sequence encodes:
- the LOC18781937 gene encoding KH domain-containing protein HEN4 isoform X3, producing the protein MAGQRNSYGKRSHSQSDYADNGGGGNKRRNPGEEREQFIIDAEDTVYRYLCPVKKIGSIIGRGGEIVKQLRVDTKSKIRIGETVPGCEERVVTVYSASDETNGFEDGGAYVAPAQDALFRVHERVIAEDLHNDEDADGGSHHVIARLLVPSDQIGCIIGKGGQIVQNIRSETGAQIRILKDDHLPACALNSDELVQISGEAPLVKKALFQIASRLHDNPSRSQHLLTSAVPMYTSGGSLMGPSGGPPIVGIAPLMGPYGGYKGDVGDWSRSLYSAPRDDASSKEFSIRLVCPTANIGGVIGKGGVIINQIRQDSGAVIKVDSSTSEGDDCLITVSAKEFFEDPYSATVEAAVRLQPRCSEKVERDSGIISFTTRLLVPTSRIGCLIGKGGAIVTEMRRITKANIRILSKESLPKIASEDDEMVQISGDLDIAKDALIQVVTRLRANLFDREGAGSAFLPVLPYLPVSADGSDGPNYDSRDGKRHGRGHSYSAGYGGSSDFATNDSYGSYGGSQIGGSGSAYGAYGAYSSGRSGSSG; encoded by the exons ATGGCAGGTCAGAGGAACAGTTATGGAAAGCGCTCGCATTCTCAGTCGGATTACGCCGATAACGGAGGGGGAGGAAACAAAAGGAGAAATCCAGGTGAAGAAAGAGAGCAATTCATCATCGATGCGGAGGACACCGTGTATCGGTACTTGTGCCCGGTGAAGAAGATTGGTAGCATAATCGGGAGAGGAGGAGAGATTGTCAAGCAGCTGAGGGTGGACACAAAGTCCAAGATTAGAATCGGCGAAACGGTGCCGGGTTGCGAGGAGCGAGTTGTTACTGTGTACAGCGCCAGCGACGAGACGAATGGGTTTGAAGATGGTGGTGCTTATGTTGCTCCTGCGCAGGACGCGTTGTTCAGGGTCCATGAGAGGGTCATAGCTGAGGACCTGCATAACGATGAGGACGCGGACGGTGGAAGCCACCATGTTATTGCTCGGCTTCTTGTGCCGTCTGATCAGATTGGTTGCATTATTGGCAAAGGTGGGCAGATAGTTCAGAACATTCGTAGTGAAACGGGTGCCCAGATTCGCATTCTTAAGGACGACCATTTGCCTGCTTGTGCCTTGAACTCGGACGAGCTTGTACAG ATATCTGGGGAGGCTCCTCTTGTTAAGAAGGCTCTTTTTCAAATAGCATCTCGCCTTCATGATAACCCGTCACGATCTCAGCATTTGCTTACATCTGCGGTGCCTATGTACACTTCTGGTGGTTCGCTCATGGGTCCATCTGGTGGTCCACCAATAGTGGGAATAGCTCCATTGATGGGTCCTTATGGAGGGTATAAAGGTGATGTTGGAGACTGGTCACGCTCCTTGTACTCAGCTCCAAGAGATGATGCTTCTTCAAAAGAATTTTCTATTCGCTTGGTTTGTCCAACTGCTAATATTGGAGGTGTGATTGGGAAGGGTGGTGtcataattaatcaaatcagaCAGGATTCTGGGGCTGTCATTAAAGTTGATAGTTCAACATCTGAAGGAGATGATTGCTTAATTACTGTATCAGCAAAGGAG TTCTTTGAAGACCCATACTCGGCAACTGTAGAAGCAGCAGTGCGTTTGCAACCCAGATGCAGCGAGAAAGTAGAAAGAGATTCAGGAATTATCTCATTCACAACCCGCCTTCTTGTTCCAACATCACGAATTGGCTGCTTAATTGGTAAAGGAGGAGCGATTGTAACTGAGATGAGGAGAATTACCAAAGCTAATATTCGCATACTTTCTAAGGAAAGTCTGCCCAAAATCGCATCTGAAGATGATGAGATGGTGCAG ATTTCTGGAGATCTTGATATTGCTAAGGACGCTCTTATACAAGTAGTTACCCGATTAAGAGCAAACCTTTTTGACAGGGAAGGTGCAGGGTCTGCGTTCCTGCCAGTTTTGCCTTATCTTCCTGTGTCAGCAGATGGTTCAGATGGTCCAAATTATGATAGTAGAGATGGTAAAAGACATGGGCGTGGGCATTCTTACTCTGCCGGCTATGGTGGCTCAAGTGATTTTGCAACAAATGATAGTTATGGAAGTTATGGTGGTTCACAG ATTGGTGGTAGCGGCAGCGCTTATGGAGCCTATGGAGCTTATTCTTCCGGACGGAGTGGTAGTTCTGG GTAA
- the LOC18781937 gene encoding KH domain-containing protein HEN4 isoform X2 — protein sequence MAGQRNSYGKRSHSQSDYADNGGGGNKRRNPGEEREQFIIDAEDTVYRYLCPVKKIGSIIGRGGEIVKQLRVDTKSKIRIGETVPGCEERVVTVYSASDETNGFEDGGAYVAPAQDALFRVHERVIAEDLHNDEDADGGSHHVIARLLVPSDQIGCIIGKGGQIVQNIRSETGAQIRILKDDHLPACALNSDELVQISGEAPLVKKALFQIASRLHDNPSRSQHLLTSAVPMYTSGGSLMGPSGGPPIVGIAPLMGPYGGYKGDVGDWSRSLYSAPRDDASSKEFSIRLVCPTANIGGVIGKGGVIINQIRQDSGAVIKVDSSTSEGDDCLITVSAKEFFEDPYSATVEAAVRLQPRCSEKVERDSGIISFTTRLLVPTSRIGCLIGKGGAIVTEMRRITKANIRILSKESLPKIASEDDEMVQISGDLDIAKDALIQVVTRLRANLFDREGAGSAFLPVLPYLPVSADGSDGPNYDSRDGKRHGRGHSYSAGYGGSSDFATNDSYGSYGGSQIGGSGSAYGAYGAYSSGRSGSSG from the exons ATGGCAGGTCAGAGGAACAGTTATGGAAAGCGCTCGCATTCTCAGTCGGATTACGCCGATAACGGAGGGGGAGGAAACAAAAGGAGAAATCCAGGTGAAGAAAGAGAGCAATTCATCATCGATGCGGAGGACACCGTGTATCGGTACTTGTGCCCGGTGAAGAAGATTGGTAGCATAATCGGGAGAGGAGGAGAGATTGTCAAGCAGCTGAGGGTGGACACAAAGTCCAAGATTAGAATCGGCGAAACGGTGCCGGGTTGCGAGGAGCGAGTTGTTACTGTGTACAGCGCCAGCGACGAGACGAATGGGTTTGAAGATGGTGGTGCTTATGTTGCTCCTGCGCAGGACGCGTTGTTCAGGGTCCATGAGAGGGTCATAGCTGAGGACCTGCATAACGATGAGGACGCGGACGGTGGAAGCCACCATGTTATTGCTCGGCTTCTTGTGCCGTCTGATCAGATTGGTTGCATTATTGGCAAAGGTGGGCAGATAGTTCAGAACATTCGTAGTGAAACGGGTGCCCAGATTCGCATTCTTAAGGACGACCATTTGCCTGCTTGTGCCTTGAACTCGGACGAGCTTGTACAG ATATCTGGGGAGGCTCCTCTTGTTAAGAAGGCTCTTTTTCAAATAGCATCTCGCCTTCATGATAACCCGTCACGATCTCAGCATTTGCTTACATCTGCGGTGCCTATGTACACTTCTGGTGGTTCGCTCATGGGTCCATCTGGTGGTCCACCAATAGTGGGAATAGCTCCATTGATGGGTCCTTATGGAGGGTATAAAGGTGATGTTGGAGACTGGTCACGCTCCTTGTACTCAGCTCCAAGAGATGATGCTTCTTCAAAAGAATTTTCTATTCGCTTGGTTTGTCCAACTGCTAATATTGGAGGTGTGATTGGGAAGGGTGGTGtcataattaatcaaatcagaCAGGATTCTGGGGCTGTCATTAAAGTTGATAGTTCAACATCTGAAGGAGATGATTGCTTAATTACTGTATCAGCAAAGGAG TTCTTTGAAGACCCATACTCGGCAACTGTAGAAGCAGCAGTGCGTTTGCAACCCAGATGCAGCGAGAAAGTAGAAAGAGATTCAGGAATTATCTCATTCACAACCCGCCTTCTTGTTCCAACATCACGAATTGGCTGCTTAATTGGTAAAGGAGGAGCGATTGTAACTGAGATGAGGAGAATTACCAAAGCTAATATTCGCATACTTTCTAAGGAAAGTCTGCCCAAAATCGCATCTGAAGATGATGAGATGGTGCAG ATTTCTGGAGATCTTGATATTGCTAAGGACGCTCTTATACAAGTAGTTACCCGATTAAGAGCAAACCTTTTTGACAGGGAAGGTGCAGGGTCTGCGTTCCTGCCAGTTTTGCCTTATCTTCCTGTGTCAGCAGATGGTTCAGATGGTCCAAATTATGATAGTAGAGATGGTAAAAGACATGGGCGTGGGCATTCTTACTCTGCCGGCTATGGTGGCTCAAGTGATTTTGCAACAAATGATAGTTATGGAAGTTATGGTGGTTCACAG ATTGGTGGTAGCGGCAGCGCTTATGGAGCCTATGGAGCTTATTCTTCCGGACGGAGTGGTAGTTCTGG CTGA
- the LOC18781937 gene encoding KH domain-containing protein HEN4 isoform X1: MAGQRNSYGKRSHSQSDYADNGGGGNKRRNPGEEREQFIIDAEDTVYRYLCPVKKIGSIIGRGGEIVKQLRVDTKSKIRIGETVPGCEERVVTVYSASDETNGFEDGGAYVAPAQDALFRVHERVIAEDLHNDEDADGGSHHVIARLLVPSDQIGCIIGKGGQIVQNIRSETGAQIRILKDDHLPACALNSDELVQISGEAPLVKKALFQIASRLHDNPSRSQHLLTSAVPMYTSGGSLMGPSGGPPIVGIAPLMGPYGGYKGDVGDWSRSLYSAPRDDASSKEFSIRLVCPTANIGGVIGKGGVIINQIRQDSGAVIKVDSSTSEGDDCLITVSAKEFFEDPYSATVEAAVRLQPRCSEKVERDSGIISFTTRLLVPTSRIGCLIGKGGAIVTEMRRITKANIRILSKESLPKIASEDDEMVQISGDLDIAKDALIQVVTRLRANLFDREGAGSAFLPVLPYLPVSADGSDGPNYDSRDGKRHGRGHSYSAGYGGSSDFATNDSYGSYGGSQIGGSGSAYGAYGAYSSGRSGSSGLSSQNPVSRRRNYGY; encoded by the exons ATGGCAGGTCAGAGGAACAGTTATGGAAAGCGCTCGCATTCTCAGTCGGATTACGCCGATAACGGAGGGGGAGGAAACAAAAGGAGAAATCCAGGTGAAGAAAGAGAGCAATTCATCATCGATGCGGAGGACACCGTGTATCGGTACTTGTGCCCGGTGAAGAAGATTGGTAGCATAATCGGGAGAGGAGGAGAGATTGTCAAGCAGCTGAGGGTGGACACAAAGTCCAAGATTAGAATCGGCGAAACGGTGCCGGGTTGCGAGGAGCGAGTTGTTACTGTGTACAGCGCCAGCGACGAGACGAATGGGTTTGAAGATGGTGGTGCTTATGTTGCTCCTGCGCAGGACGCGTTGTTCAGGGTCCATGAGAGGGTCATAGCTGAGGACCTGCATAACGATGAGGACGCGGACGGTGGAAGCCACCATGTTATTGCTCGGCTTCTTGTGCCGTCTGATCAGATTGGTTGCATTATTGGCAAAGGTGGGCAGATAGTTCAGAACATTCGTAGTGAAACGGGTGCCCAGATTCGCATTCTTAAGGACGACCATTTGCCTGCTTGTGCCTTGAACTCGGACGAGCTTGTACAG ATATCTGGGGAGGCTCCTCTTGTTAAGAAGGCTCTTTTTCAAATAGCATCTCGCCTTCATGATAACCCGTCACGATCTCAGCATTTGCTTACATCTGCGGTGCCTATGTACACTTCTGGTGGTTCGCTCATGGGTCCATCTGGTGGTCCACCAATAGTGGGAATAGCTCCATTGATGGGTCCTTATGGAGGGTATAAAGGTGATGTTGGAGACTGGTCACGCTCCTTGTACTCAGCTCCAAGAGATGATGCTTCTTCAAAAGAATTTTCTATTCGCTTGGTTTGTCCAACTGCTAATATTGGAGGTGTGATTGGGAAGGGTGGTGtcataattaatcaaatcagaCAGGATTCTGGGGCTGTCATTAAAGTTGATAGTTCAACATCTGAAGGAGATGATTGCTTAATTACTGTATCAGCAAAGGAG TTCTTTGAAGACCCATACTCGGCAACTGTAGAAGCAGCAGTGCGTTTGCAACCCAGATGCAGCGAGAAAGTAGAAAGAGATTCAGGAATTATCTCATTCACAACCCGCCTTCTTGTTCCAACATCACGAATTGGCTGCTTAATTGGTAAAGGAGGAGCGATTGTAACTGAGATGAGGAGAATTACCAAAGCTAATATTCGCATACTTTCTAAGGAAAGTCTGCCCAAAATCGCATCTGAAGATGATGAGATGGTGCAG ATTTCTGGAGATCTTGATATTGCTAAGGACGCTCTTATACAAGTAGTTACCCGATTAAGAGCAAACCTTTTTGACAGGGAAGGTGCAGGGTCTGCGTTCCTGCCAGTTTTGCCTTATCTTCCTGTGTCAGCAGATGGTTCAGATGGTCCAAATTATGATAGTAGAGATGGTAAAAGACATGGGCGTGGGCATTCTTACTCTGCCGGCTATGGTGGCTCAAGTGATTTTGCAACAAATGATAGTTATGGAAGTTATGGTGGTTCACAG ATTGGTGGTAGCGGCAGCGCTTATGGAGCCTATGGAGCTTATTCTTCCGGACGGAGTGGTAGTTCTGG GTTATCTAGCCAGAACCCTGTTTCTCGGAGGAGAAACTATGGTTACTAA
- the LOC18782210 gene encoding polypyrimidine tract-binding protein homolog 1 isoform X3: protein MSTSGTPQFRYTQTPSKVLHLRNLPWECAEEELIELCKPFGKIVNTKCNVGANRNQAFVEFADLNQAINMVSYYASSSEPAQVRGKTVYIQYSNRHEIVNNKSPGDVPGNVLLVTIEGVEAGDVSIDVIHLVFSAFGFVHKIATFEKAAGFQALIQFNDAETASSARNALDGRSIPRYLLPEHVGSCHLRISYSAHTDLNIKFQSHRSRDYTNPYLPVNPTAIEGIMQPAVGPDGKKKELESNVLLASIENMQYAVTVDVLHTVFSAFGTVQKIAIFEKNGQTQALVQYPDVNTAAVAREALEGHCIYDGGYCF, encoded by the exons ATGTCGACCTCGGGGACGCCGCAGTTTCGGTACACGCAGACCCCGTCGAAGGTGCTCCACCTCCGGAACCTCCCATGGGAGTGCGCCGAAGAGGAGCTCATCGAGCTCTGCAAGCCGTTCGGCAAGATTGTCAACACCAAGTGCAATGTTGGAGCCAACCGCAACCAAGCCTTCGTCGAATTT GCTGACCTAAACCAGGCCATAAATATGGTTTCATATTATGCTTCATCCTCAGAGCCTGCACAGGTCCGTGGTAAGACAGTTTACATTCAGTATTCAAATAGACACGAAATCGTCAACAACAAAAGTCCTGGAGATGTTCCCGGAAATGTCTTGTTGGTCACCATTGAGGGTGTTGAAGCTGGCGATGTGAGCATTGATGTTATTCACTTG GTGTTTTCTGCTTTTGGCTTTGTGCACAAGATTGCTACGTTTGAAAAAGCAGCAGGCTTCCAG GCATTGATTCAGTTCAATGATGCTGAGACTGCATCTTCGGCAAGGAATGCCTTGGATGGAAGAAGTATACCCAG GTATTTGCTTCCAGAGCATGTTGGTTCATGCCACTTACGTATTTCATATTCCGCACACACTGATTTGAACATCAAGTTCCAGTCTCACCGAAGCAG GGACTATACAAATCCGTACCTTCCTGTAAATCCTACTGCAATAGAGGGAATTATGCAG CCTGCCGTAGGTCCTgatggaaagaagaaagagcttGAGAGTAATGTGCTACTTGCTTCAATCGAAAATATGCAGTATGCTGTCACTGTGGATGTTCTTCACACG GTATTTTCTGCATTTGGCACTGTCCAGAAAATTGCTATATTTGAGAAGAATGGTCAAACACAGGCATTGGTTCAATACCCTG ATGTCAATACCGCAGCAGTTGCAAGGGAAGCTTTAGAGGGACACTGCATATATGATGGTGGCTATT